In a single window of the Anaerotruncus rubiinfantis genome:
- a CDS encoding class II glutamine amidotransferase, with product MLQEDLNPRQREGEIRIPSGCAISGIFQKDGKRVSGDAIIRSIATMHDRSNGLGGGFAGYGIYPEYKDAYAFHVFYDDADAKAACEKYLEAHFDVVNLSKIPVRKSRRIVNEPLIWRYFVLPQHNRLADSQLDEAEYVSRCVIRVNTRIAGAYIFSSGKNMGVFKAVGFPEDVGEYYRLDEYAGYCWTAHGRYPTNTPGWWGGAHPFAMLSYSIVHNGEISSYDANRRFIEMFGYKCTLLTDTEVITYIIDYLVRKQGLTLEEMASVIAAPFWSTIAGYPPEKREKYTYLRNAFSSLLITGPFSILLGFDGGMMALNDRLKLRSMVIGEKGQTVYVASEECAIRALEPELDKIWSPRGGEPVIVRLNEGGAR from the coding sequence ATGTTGCAGGAGGATCTGAATCCGCGGCAGCGCGAAGGGGAAATCCGAATCCCTTCCGGCTGTGCCATCAGCGGCATCTTCCAAAAGGACGGCAAACGCGTTTCGGGAGACGCGATCATCCGTTCAATCGCCACCATGCACGACCGTTCGAACGGCTTGGGCGGCGGTTTCGCGGGCTATGGCATCTATCCCGAATATAAGGACGCGTACGCGTTCCATGTCTTTTATGACGACGCTGATGCAAAGGCGGCCTGTGAAAAATACCTGGAAGCGCATTTCGACGTGGTGAACCTTTCGAAAATCCCAGTGCGCAAATCCCGCAGGATTGTGAACGAGCCGCTCATCTGGCGGTATTTTGTCCTGCCGCAGCACAACCGCCTGGCGGACAGCCAGCTTGACGAGGCGGAATACGTCAGCCGCTGCGTCATCCGCGTGAACACCCGGATCGCGGGCGCGTATATCTTTTCCTCCGGCAAGAATATGGGCGTGTTTAAGGCGGTTGGTTTCCCGGAGGACGTGGGCGAATACTACCGGCTTGACGAATACGCGGGCTACTGCTGGACCGCCCACGGACGTTATCCGACCAACACACCCGGCTGGTGGGGCGGGGCGCACCCGTTCGCCATGCTTTCCTATTCGATCGTGCATAACGGCGAGATAAGCTCCTACGACGCGAACCGCCGCTTTATCGAAATGTTTGGTTACAAATGCACCCTGCTCACCGACACCGAGGTCATCACCTATATCATCGACTATCTCGTGCGTAAGCAGGGACTGACACTGGAAGAAATGGCCAGCGTCATCGCCGCGCCCTTTTGGTCGACCATCGCGGGCTACCCGCCTGAAAAGCGGGAGAAATACACCTACCTGCGGAACGCCTTTTCAAGTCTTCTCATCACCGGCCCGTTTTCCATCCTGCTCGGCTTCGACGGCGGCATGATGGCATTAAACGACCGCCTCAAGCTGCGTTCGATGGTCATTGGCGAAAAGGGACAGACGGTCTATGTTGCGAGCGAGGAATGCGCTATCCGCGCACTGGAGCCGGAGCTTGATAAAATCTGGTCGCCGCGCGGCGGCGAACCGGTCATTGTACGGCTTAACGAAGGAGGCGCGCGGTAA